Proteins from one Mycobacterium adipatum genomic window:
- a CDS encoding amino acid-binding protein gives MPSYLLRVQLEDRPGSLGSLAVALGSVGADILSLDVVERGAGYAIDDLVVELPPGAMPDTLITAAEHIKGVHVDSVRPHTGLLEAHRELELIDHIAAARGRAEKLHVLAQEAPRVLRVGWCTVVRSVEAGVERIAGSPGAPETQATTAPWLPLEHAEALDATAAWVPQVWRDIDTALAAAPLGDPLTAVVLGRAGGPAFRPSEVARLGYLAGIVATILR, from the coding sequence GTGCCGTCATATCTGCTGCGGGTCCAGCTGGAGGACCGACCGGGCAGTCTCGGCTCACTGGCCGTCGCCCTCGGTTCGGTGGGTGCGGACATCCTGTCCCTGGACGTCGTGGAACGCGGCGCCGGATACGCCATCGATGATCTGGTCGTCGAGCTGCCGCCCGGTGCGATGCCCGACACGTTGATCACCGCGGCCGAACACATCAAGGGCGTTCATGTCGACAGCGTGCGCCCGCACACCGGCTTGCTGGAGGCGCACCGCGAGCTCGAGCTCATCGACCACATCGCCGCCGCTCGCGGCCGCGCCGAGAAACTGCACGTCCTGGCCCAGGAGGCGCCGCGGGTGCTGCGGGTGGGCTGGTGCACGGTGGTCAGGTCCGTCGAGGCCGGCGTCGAGCGCATCGCCGGCAGCCCGGGCGCGCCGGAGACCCAGGCCACCACCGCGCCATGGCTGCCGCTGGAGCACGCCGAGGCGCTGGACGCCACCGCGGCCTGGGTGCCACAGGTGTGGCGCGATATCGATACCGCACTGGCCGCTGCCCCGCTGGGTGATCCGCTCACCGCGGTCGTGCTCGGCCGCGCCGGCGGCCCGGCGTTCCGGCCGTCGGAGGTGGCCCGGCTGGGCTACCTGGCCGGCATCGTGGCCACCATCCTTCGCTGA
- the poxB gene encoding ubiquinone-dependent pyruvate dehydrogenase yields MTTVADHVISTLQASGITRMYGLPGDSLNGLTDAIRRAEHFSWEHVRHEETAGFAAAADAALTKRLAVCAGSCGPGNLHLINGLFDAQRSRVPVLAIAAHIPQSEIGSQYFQETRPQDLFRECSVYCELVTTAESAPRVLQMAMRAAIEENGVAVVVIPGEIFLHKTGDLRVHPVLPTHSTCRPADDELLRAATILNNSDKITILAGAGVEGAHDELVTLADTLKAPVVHALRGKELVEYDNPYDVGMTGLLGFASGYKAIKEAEVLLMLGTDFPYRQFYPEHATVIQVDIRGRNLGRRTPVDLPLVGSVADTLPALQPLLRTKDDRTHLDRSLRHYRKTRRRLDELAVNDRDKAPIRPEYLAAAADRVAAADAVFTVDVGSPVVWAARYLTMNGRRRLLGSFNHGTMACALPLAIGAATVNRDRQVVAFAGDGGLTMLFGELITLTQNRLPVKVIVFNNSSLNFVELEMKAAGIVTFGTDLHNPDFAAVAQSLGIFGRRVEQPGDLESALAEAFAHDGPALVDVVTARQELSIPPAITAEQAKGFSLYAIRTILAGRSDELLDLVSTNVARRILD; encoded by the coding sequence ATGACCACAGTCGCCGATCACGTCATCTCGACACTGCAGGCCAGTGGCATCACCCGCATGTACGGACTGCCCGGGGACAGCCTCAACGGCCTGACCGACGCCATCCGGCGCGCCGAGCATTTCAGTTGGGAACACGTCCGCCACGAGGAAACCGCCGGTTTCGCCGCCGCCGCCGATGCCGCCCTGACCAAACGGCTCGCGGTCTGCGCCGGCAGCTGCGGGCCGGGCAACCTGCACCTGATCAACGGACTCTTCGACGCACAGCGCAGCCGGGTGCCGGTGCTGGCCATCGCCGCGCACATCCCGCAGTCCGAGATCGGCTCGCAGTACTTCCAGGAGACCCGCCCGCAGGACCTGTTCCGCGAATGCAGTGTGTACTGCGAGCTGGTCACCACCGCCGAGTCGGCGCCGCGGGTGCTGCAGATGGCGATGCGCGCCGCCATCGAGGAGAACGGGGTCGCCGTCGTCGTCATCCCTGGCGAGATCTTCCTGCACAAGACCGGTGACCTGAGAGTCCACCCGGTGCTACCCACCCACTCGACATGCCGGCCGGCTGACGATGAACTACTCCGCGCCGCAACAATTCTCAACAACTCCGACAAGATCACCATCCTCGCCGGCGCCGGGGTCGAGGGCGCCCACGACGAGTTGGTGACGTTGGCGGACACCCTGAAGGCGCCGGTGGTCCATGCCCTTCGCGGCAAGGAGTTGGTCGAATACGACAATCCGTACGACGTCGGGATGACCGGCCTGCTCGGCTTCGCCTCCGGCTACAAGGCGATCAAAGAGGCCGAGGTGCTGCTCATGTTGGGCACCGATTTCCCGTACCGGCAGTTCTATCCCGAGCACGCCACCGTCATCCAGGTCGACATCCGTGGACGGAATCTGGGGCGTCGCACCCCGGTCGACCTGCCCCTGGTCGGCTCCGTGGCCGACACGCTGCCCGCGCTGCAACCATTGCTGCGCACCAAGGACGACCGCACGCATCTGGACCGGTCGCTCAGGCACTACCGAAAGACCCGGCGCCGGCTCGACGAGCTCGCCGTCAACGACCGCGACAAAGCCCCGATCCGGCCCGAATATCTTGCCGCCGCGGCAGATCGGGTCGCCGCGGCGGACGCGGTGTTCACCGTCGACGTCGGCTCCCCGGTGGTGTGGGCGGCCCGCTACCTCACCATGAACGGACGCAGGCGTCTGCTCGGCTCGTTCAACCACGGCACCATGGCCTGCGCGCTGCCGCTGGCCATCGGCGCTGCGACCGTCAACCGTGACCGCCAGGTGGTGGCCTTCGCCGGTGACGGCGGGCTGACCATGCTGTTCGGCGAACTGATCACCCTGACCCAGAACCGGCTGCCGGTGAAGGTCATCGTGTTCAACAACTCGTCGCTGAATTTTGTGGAACTGGAGATGAAAGCGGCCGGTATCGTCACCTTCGGCACCGACCTGCACAATCCCGACTTCGCGGCCGTCGCGCAGTCCCTGGGCATCTTCGGCCGGCGGGTGGAACAGCCCGGCGACCTGGAGTCCGCGCTCGCCGAGGCCTTCGCCCATGACGGCCCGGCGCTGGTCGACGTCGTGACGGCGCGCCAGGAACTGTCCATCCCGCCGGCCATCACCGCCGAACAGGCCAAGGGATTCTCCCTGTACGCGATCCGCACCATCCTGGCCGGGCGGTCCGACGAGCTGCTGGATCTGGTCAGTACCAATGTGGCCCGCCGGATCCTGGACTGA
- the gatA gene encoding Asp-tRNA(Asn)/Glu-tRNA(Gln) amidotransferase subunit GatA, which produces MSLIREDAATLGARIAAKEVSSTEVTQAHLDQIAATDERYHAFLHVAADRALAAAAEIDTMVAAGEQLPSPLAGVPLALKDVFTTTDMPTTCGSKILEGWNPPYDATVTTRLRAAGIPILGKTNMDEFAMGSSTENSAYGPTRNPWDTDRVPGGSGGGSAAALAAFQAPLAIGTDTGGSIRQPAALTATVGVKPTYGTVSRYGLVACASSLDQGGPCARTVLDTALLHQVIAGHDGRDSTSVDAAVPDVVGAARAGAHGDLTGVRIGVVKQLRGEGYQPGVLASFNTAVDQLTALGAEVTEVDCPHFDHAMAAYYLILPSEVSSNLARFDAMRFGLRVGDDGTRSAEEVMALTRAAGFGPEVKRRIMIGTYALSAGYYDAYYNQAQKVRTLIARDLDEAYQKVDVLVSPATPTTAFRLGEKVDDPLAMYLFDLCTLPLNLAGHCGMSVPSGLAAEDNLPVGLQIMAPALADDRLYRVGAAYEVARGALPTAV; this is translated from the coding sequence ATGAGCTTGATCCGCGAGGATGCCGCCACGCTGGGCGCCCGGATCGCGGCCAAGGAGGTGTCCTCGACCGAGGTCACCCAGGCCCATCTGGATCAGATCGCCGCGACCGACGAGCGCTACCACGCGTTCTTGCATGTCGCGGCCGACCGGGCGCTCGCCGCGGCCGCCGAGATCGACACCATGGTCGCCGCCGGTGAGCAGCTGCCCTCACCGCTGGCCGGCGTGCCGCTGGCGCTCAAGGATGTGTTCACCACCACGGACATGCCGACCACCTGCGGGTCGAAGATCCTGGAGGGCTGGAACCCGCCATACGACGCGACGGTGACGACGCGGCTGCGCGCGGCCGGCATCCCGATTCTCGGCAAGACGAACATGGACGAGTTCGCCATGGGCAGCTCGACCGAGAACTCGGCGTACGGTCCGACCCGCAACCCGTGGGATACCGACCGGGTCCCGGGTGGTTCCGGCGGTGGCAGCGCCGCCGCGCTGGCCGCCTTCCAGGCGCCGCTGGCGATCGGTACGGACACCGGTGGCTCCATCCGCCAGCCGGCCGCGCTCACCGCGACCGTGGGGGTGAAGCCCACCTACGGCACCGTCAGCCGGTACGGGCTGGTCGCCTGCGCCTCCTCGCTGGACCAGGGTGGGCCGTGTGCGCGCACCGTGCTCGACACCGCGCTGCTGCACCAGGTGATCGCCGGTCACGACGGGCGGGACTCCACGTCGGTGGATGCCGCGGTGCCCGATGTGGTCGGTGCGGCCCGCGCGGGGGCGCACGGCGACCTCACGGGTGTCCGCATCGGTGTGGTCAAGCAGCTGCGCGGCGAGGGCTATCAACCCGGTGTGCTCGCCTCGTTCAACACCGCGGTCGACCAGTTGACCGCGCTGGGCGCCGAGGTCACCGAGGTGGATTGCCCGCACTTCGACCACGCGATGGCGGCCTACTACCTGATTCTGCCCTCGGAGGTGTCGTCCAATCTGGCGCGCTTCGACGCCATGCGGTTCGGATTGCGGGTGGGCGATGACGGCACCCGCAGCGCCGAAGAGGTGATGGCCCTGACCCGCGCGGCCGGTTTCGGCCCAGAGGTCAAGCGCCGCATCATGATCGGCACCTACGCGCTGTCGGCGGGCTATTACGACGCCTACTACAACCAGGCGCAGAAGGTCCGCACCCTGATCGCCCGCGACCTCGACGAGGCCTACCAGAAGGTCGACGTGCTGGTCTCACCGGCGACCCCGACCACCGCGTTCCGCCTGGGTGAGAAGGTCGACGACCCGCTGGCCATGTACCTGTTCGACCTGTGCACGCTGCCGCTGAACCTCGCCGGGCACTGCGGCATGTCGGTGCCCTCGGGCCTGGCCGCCGAGGACAACCTGCCCGTCGGGCTGCAGATCATGGCGCCGGCGCTGGCCGACGACCGGCTCTACCGGGTGGGTGCGGCCTACGAGGTCGCGCGGGGAGCGCTGCCCACCGCGGTGTAG
- a CDS encoding DUF4178 domain-containing protein gives MGELLIVLAIVALAAGVIVFLVARTRPKQPKQPSARQDPLRFASETATFGPRQLGPGAIVSYGGTDYVVRGSVTLREGPFVWWEHLLEGKADEPPVWFSVEEDEGRLELVWWHKRAGLPAEPGSSIDVDGVSFTVDENGRASYTTEGTTGLPAGGDMDYVDYRANGDTALLGYERWAPTMAWEVSYGTPVRAGELTVYPAPPAGS, from the coding sequence GTGGGGGAACTACTGATCGTCCTCGCCATCGTCGCGCTCGCGGCGGGCGTCATCGTCTTCCTCGTCGCCCGCACTCGCCCCAAGCAGCCCAAGCAGCCCTCGGCCCGCCAGGATCCGTTGCGATTCGCTTCGGAGACAGCCACTTTCGGTCCCCGCCAGCTGGGCCCCGGTGCCATCGTCAGCTACGGCGGCACCGACTATGTGGTGCGCGGATCGGTCACCCTGCGGGAGGGGCCGTTCGTCTGGTGGGAGCACCTGCTGGAGGGCAAGGCCGACGAGCCGCCGGTGTGGTTCAGCGTCGAGGAGGACGAGGGCCGCCTCGAACTGGTGTGGTGGCACAAGCGCGCGGGATTGCCTGCCGAACCGGGCAGCAGCATCGACGTCGACGGGGTGTCGTTCACCGTCGACGAGAACGGCCGCGCGTCCTACACCACCGAGGGCACCACCGGCCTGCCCGCGGGCGGCGACATGGACTACGTGGACTACCGCGCCAACGGCGACACCGCGCTGCTGGGCTACGAACGCTGGGCGCCCACCATGGCATGGGAGGTCTCCTATGGCACGCCGGTGCGCGCCGGCGAGCTGACCGTGTACCCGGCCCCGCCGGCCGGATCCTAG
- a CDS encoding DUF350 domain-containing protein has product MDTSYLALEFGTLDGGALIQNTVAAALYFVVGITVLGAGFLLADLLTPGSLRHLVFVQHRPNAVAVACGMYLALAMVTATAIVASSAELGQGLVDALVYGLVGVLLQGAALVVLEVLVPGRFRDLIADEKLHPGAVATAVILLAVGGVNAAALS; this is encoded by the coding sequence ATGGACACGTCTTATCTTGCACTGGAGTTCGGCACCCTCGACGGCGGCGCACTGATCCAGAACACGGTCGCGGCGGCGCTGTACTTCGTCGTCGGCATCACGGTGCTGGGCGCCGGATTCCTGCTGGCCGACCTGCTCACCCCGGGCAGCCTGCGCCACCTGGTGTTCGTCCAGCACCGGCCCAATGCGGTCGCGGTGGCCTGCGGGATGTACCTGGCGCTGGCGATGGTGACCGCCACCGCCATCGTCGCGAGCTCGGCCGAACTCGGTCAGGGGCTCGTCGATGCGTTGGTCTACGGGCTGGTTGGCGTGCTGCTGCAGGGCGCCGCGCTGGTGGTGCTGGAAGTGTTGGTGCCGGGCCGTTTTCGCGACCTGATCGCCGATGAGAAGCTGCATCCGGGTGCGGTCGCGACCGCGGTGATCCTGCTGGCGGTCGGAGGGGTGAACGCAGCCGCACTGTCATGA
- a CDS encoding DUF2617 family protein: MPLHRLRVVPADVSGANLRLTLNAPAPAPLASCTLRHPDGTDLVLGVLGASHVVSVAGFCEQVSCTEHHDGAALPDSASAPGYRMRSQTAAHDESAFRGIAADLRHRCEHETGWLGGSFPGDEAALTALCASPDGPGWHWQTWHLYPAARGGVVVHTESRWQP, encoded by the coding sequence TTGCCGTTGCACCGCCTGCGCGTGGTTCCCGCCGATGTCAGTGGCGCGAATCTGCGGTTGACGCTCAACGCCCCGGCCCCGGCGCCGCTGGCGTCCTGCACGCTGCGCCATCCCGACGGTACGGATCTGGTCCTCGGGGTGCTCGGCGCCTCCCATGTCGTCAGCGTGGCCGGGTTCTGCGAACAGGTGTCCTGTACCGAGCACCATGACGGTGCGGCGCTACCGGACTCGGCGAGCGCACCCGGTTACCGGATGCGGTCCCAGACCGCCGCCCATGACGAGTCCGCCTTCCGTGGGATCGCCGCCGACCTGCGGCACCGCTGTGAGCACGAGACCGGTTGGCTGGGTGGCAGTTTCCCCGGCGACGAGGCCGCGCTCACGGCGCTGTGCGCCAGCCCCGATGGCCCCGGCTGGCACTGGCAGACCTGGCATCTGTACCCGGCGGCACGGGGCGGGGTCGTCGTGCACACCGAGAGCCGGTGGCAGCCGTGA
- a CDS encoding polyamine aminopropyltransferase, whose product MTGTTRWRALLLAAVAACAACGLIYELALLTLSASLHGGGIVATSLIVAGYVAALGAGALLVKPLLGHAAITFIAVETLLGVIGGVSAAAMYVAFSFIGGSLWVLVAGTAVIGALVGAEVPLLMTLLQRGRTAGAADAGRVLANLNAADYLGALIGGLAWPFLVLPQLGMIRGAAVTGMINLAAAAIVAVFLLRTIISRRQLVSALAVLTAAALTLTALIVAADGIQATTRQRLYADPIIAHRQSAYQEIVVTRRGTDTRLYLDGGLQFSTRDEYRYTESLVYPALRDGARSVLILGGGDGLAARELLRMPGLQTIVQVELDPAVIELARGPLREANRGALDDPRVDVVVDDAMTWLRTPDARPAGGFDAVIIDLPDPDNPVLGRLYSREFYALVTRVLSADGLVVVQAGSPYSTPNAFWRTVSTLDSAGFAVTPYHVHVPTFGDWGFALARRGSSPPTPTIAEDAPPLRFLTQQVLDAATVFPPDNAPQHLAPSTLDNPRIVEDMRAGYR is encoded by the coding sequence ATGACCGGCACCACGCGCTGGCGGGCACTGCTGCTGGCCGCTGTCGCGGCCTGCGCGGCGTGCGGGCTCATCTACGAGCTCGCCCTGCTGACGCTGTCGGCCAGCCTGCACGGCGGCGGTATCGTCGCCACCTCGCTGATCGTCGCGGGCTACGTCGCCGCGCTGGGCGCCGGCGCGCTGCTGGTCAAACCGTTGCTCGGGCATGCCGCCATCACCTTCATCGCCGTCGAGACCCTGCTCGGGGTGATCGGCGGTGTATCCGCTGCGGCCATGTATGTGGCGTTTTCCTTCATCGGCGGTTCACTGTGGGTGCTGGTGGCGGGCACCGCGGTGATCGGCGCGCTGGTGGGCGCCGAGGTGCCCTTGCTGATGACACTGCTGCAGCGGGGCCGCACCGCCGGCGCGGCGGACGCCGGCCGGGTGCTGGCGAACCTGAATGCCGCGGACTATCTGGGCGCGCTGATCGGCGGTCTGGCCTGGCCGTTTCTGGTGCTGCCGCAGCTCGGGATGATCCGCGGCGCGGCGGTCACCGGGATGATCAACCTGGCCGCCGCGGCGATCGTGGCGGTGTTCCTGCTGCGCACCATCATCAGCCGTCGCCAGCTCGTCTCGGCGCTGGCCGTGCTCACCGCCGCCGCGCTGACCCTGACCGCGTTGATCGTGGCCGCCGACGGGATCCAGGCCACCACCCGTCAGCGGCTCTACGCCGATCCGATCATCGCCCACCGGCAATCCGCCTACCAGGAGATCGTGGTGACCCGCCGCGGCACCGATACCCGGCTCTACCTCGATGGCGGGCTGCAATTCTCGACGCGCGACGAGTACCGGTACACCGAGAGTCTGGTCTATCCGGCGCTACGTGACGGCGCACGCTCGGTGCTCATCCTCGGCGGCGGTGACGGTCTGGCTGCCCGCGAGCTGCTCCGCATGCCCGGGTTGCAGACGATCGTCCAGGTGGAACTCGATCCGGCGGTGATCGAATTGGCCCGCGGCCCGCTGCGCGAGGCCAACCGTGGAGCCCTGGACGATCCCCGAGTCGACGTCGTGGTCGATGACGCCATGACGTGGTTGCGGACACCCGATGCGCGGCCCGCCGGCGGGTTCGACGCGGTGATCATCGATCTTCCCGACCCCGACAATCCGGTGCTGGGCCGGTTGTACTCACGCGAGTTCTACGCGCTGGTGACCCGCGTGCTGTCGGCCGACGGGCTCGTGGTGGTGCAGGCGGGTAGCCCGTACTCGACACCGAATGCCTTCTGGCGCACGGTATCCACGCTGGATTCGGCCGGGTTCGCGGTCACCCCATACCACGTGCACGTGCCGACCTTCGGCGACTGGGGCTTTGCGCTGGCCCGGCGCGGCAGCTCGCCACCCACGCCCACGATTGCCGAAGATGCTCCCCCGCTGCGGTTTCTGACCCAGCAGGTGCTGGATGCCGCGACGGTGTTCCCGCCGGACAACGCCCCGCAGCACCTGGCGCCCTCGACGCTGGACAATCCGCGGATCGTGGAGGACATGCGCGCGGGGTACCGCTAG
- the gatC gene encoding Asp-tRNA(Asn)/Glu-tRNA(Gln) amidotransferase subunit GatC: MSQISRDEVAHLARLARLALSDGELDGFAGQLDAILAHVGQIQSVDVTGVEATDNPLKVLNVTRPDTVVAGLAQDEALAAAPRAEDGRFAVPRILGEPE; this comes from the coding sequence GTGTCACAGATTTCCCGGGACGAGGTAGCGCACCTCGCGCGACTGGCCCGGCTCGCCCTGTCCGACGGTGAGCTGGACGGTTTCGCAGGCCAACTCGACGCCATTTTGGCCCATGTCGGCCAGATCCAGTCCGTCGACGTCACCGGCGTCGAAGCCACCGACAATCCCCTGAAGGTCCTCAACGTGACCCGGCCGGACACCGTGGTGGCGGGGTTGGCGCAGGACGAGGCACTGGCCGCGGCGCCGCGCGCCGAGGACGGCCGGTTCGCCGTGCCCAGGATCTTGGGAGAACCCGAATGA
- a CDS encoding DUF4247 domain-containing protein: protein MSRNALFALAGVLGALGAVLLITGLVLLNKDVRNHVSENYRQYAADGGDGRYECSGSPKSVADDIASYDAPESRASDRGSEYLRYPDDIVIVGPDGRYPCSVRVEDINSRYSGGGFIFLGPGFTPGSPAGGSGGSSGGPGGTK, encoded by the coding sequence GTGAGCCGCAACGCCCTGTTCGCGCTGGCCGGAGTGCTGGGCGCGCTCGGCGCCGTGCTGTTGATCACCGGACTGGTGTTGCTGAACAAGGATGTTCGCAACCACGTCAGCGAGAACTACCGGCAGTACGCGGCGGACGGCGGTGACGGCCGCTATGAATGCAGCGGCTCACCGAAGTCGGTGGCCGACGATATCGCGTCCTACGACGCCCCGGAATCGCGTGCCTCCGACCGCGGCAGCGAGTATCTGCGTTACCCCGATGACATCGTGATCGTCGGGCCGGACGGCCGGTACCCGTGCAGCGTCCGGGTCGAGGACATCAACTCCCGCTACAGCGGTGGCGGGTTCATTTTTCTGGGTCCGGGGTTCACCCCGGGCTCGCCAGCGGGCGGCTCGGGCGGTAGCTCCGGGGGACCCGGCGGAACGAAGTAG
- a CDS encoding ATP-dependent 6-phosphofructokinase, translated as MRIGVLTGGGDCPGLNAVIRAVVRTSAVRYGSSVVGFQDGWRGLLEDRRIQLSNDDRNDRLLAKGGTMLGTARVNPDKLRAGLDQIKQTLEDNGIDVLIPIGGEGTLTAAHWLSEENVPVVGVPKTIDNDIDCTDVTFGHDTALHVATDAIDRLHSTAESHQRVMLVEVMGRHAGWIALNAGLASGAHMTLIPEQPFDVEEVCRLVKQRFVRGDSHFICVVAEGAKPAEGSMQLKQGGTDEFGHEKFTGVAHQLGVEIEKRINKEVRVTVLGHVQRGGTPTPYDRVLATRFGVNAADAAHAGEYGMMVSLRGQEIGRVPLADAVRQLKLVPQSRYDDAAEFFG; from the coding sequence ATGCGTATTGGTGTTCTCACCGGTGGTGGTGACTGTCCTGGCCTGAATGCGGTGATCCGCGCGGTGGTGCGCACCAGCGCGGTGCGCTACGGATCGTCGGTCGTCGGTTTCCAGGACGGCTGGCGCGGGCTGTTGGAGGACCGCCGCATCCAGCTGTCGAATGACGACCGCAATGACCGGCTGCTCGCCAAGGGCGGCACCATGCTGGGCACCGCGCGGGTCAACCCGGACAAGCTGCGGGCCGGTCTGGACCAGATCAAGCAGACCCTCGAAGACAACGGCATCGACGTCCTGATCCCGATCGGCGGCGAGGGCACACTGACCGCGGCGCACTGGTTGTCCGAGGAGAACGTGCCGGTGGTCGGGGTGCCCAAGACCATCGACAACGATATCGACTGCACCGATGTCACTTTCGGGCACGACACTGCGCTGCACGTCGCGACCGACGCCATCGACCGGCTGCACAGCACCGCCGAGTCGCATCAGCGGGTGATGCTGGTCGAGGTGATGGGCCGGCACGCCGGTTGGATCGCGCTGAACGCCGGCCTGGCCTCGGGCGCGCACATGACGCTGATCCCCGAGCAGCCCTTCGATGTCGAGGAAGTGTGCCGGCTGGTCAAGCAGCGCTTCGTGCGCGGTGATTCGCATTTCATCTGCGTGGTGGCCGAAGGCGCCAAACCCGCCGAGGGCTCGATGCAGCTCAAGCAGGGCGGCACCGACGAATTCGGGCACGAGAAGTTCACCGGTGTGGCCCACCAGCTCGGCGTGGAGATCGAGAAGCGGATCAACAAGGAAGTGCGGGTGACGGTGCTCGGCCATGTGCAGCGGGGCGGCACCCCGACGCCGTATGACCGGGTGCTGGCGACCAGGTTCGGCGTCAACGCCGCCGACGCCGCACATGCGGGGGAGTACGGGATGATGGTGTCGCTGCGCGGGCAGGAGATCGGCCGAGTCCCGCTGGCCGACGCGGTGCGCCAGCTCAAGCTGGTTCCGCAGAGTCGCTACGACGATGCCGCGGAGTTCTTCGGCTGA
- a CDS encoding Dyp-type peroxidase, whose translation MTETLEFDDIQHILLTRTPAITGRYEFLTFDTPAGGRAWLTALLDRVQSASDARRTLDDADRWVTLAFTWTGLRALGVPEESLATFPPAFREGMAARAAILGDIGTNAPAHWVGGLAGDDVHAIAILFSRTAEQSARSIEEHDKLLARTDGVRSLSHLDLNASPPFNYAHDHFGFRDRLSQPVMKGSGEEPTPGSGEALEPGEFILGYPDENGPVANLPQPQILSRNGSFMAYRRLHEHVGTFREYLSDHAETSEEQELLAAKLMGRWRSGAPLVLAPERDDPELGADPMRNNDFNYREMDPHGYACPLGSHARRLNPRDTAHYMNRRRMIRRGATYGPALPDGAPEDGVERGIAAFIICADLVRQFEFAQNVWINDKTFHELGNEHDPICGAQDGSLDFTVPKRPIRKVHKGLPAFTTLTGGAYFFLPGMSAMRYLAALGTEE comes from the coding sequence GTGACCGAAACGCTCGAGTTCGACGATATCCAGCACATCCTGCTGACCAGGACGCCGGCGATCACCGGGCGTTACGAGTTCTTGACGTTCGACACCCCGGCGGGGGGCCGTGCTTGGCTGACCGCGTTGCTCGACCGCGTGCAGTCGGCGTCCGACGCGAGGAGGACGCTGGACGACGCGGACCGGTGGGTCACCCTCGCGTTCACCTGGACCGGCCTGCGTGCGCTGGGCGTGCCCGAAGAATCGCTGGCGACCTTCCCGCCCGCGTTCCGGGAGGGGATGGCCGCCCGGGCCGCCATCCTCGGTGACATCGGCACCAATGCACCCGCACACTGGGTCGGCGGGCTGGCCGGCGACGATGTGCATGCCATTGCGATCTTGTTCTCCCGCACCGCCGAGCAGTCCGCCCGCTCCATCGAGGAGCACGACAAGCTGCTCGCTCGCACCGACGGTGTGCGCAGTCTCTCCCACCTGGACCTGAACGCCTCGCCGCCGTTCAACTACGCGCACGATCATTTCGGTTTCCGGGACCGGCTGTCCCAGCCGGTGATGAAGGGATCGGGGGAGGAGCCGACACCGGGTTCCGGCGAGGCGCTGGAACCTGGGGAGTTCATCCTCGGCTATCCCGACGAGAACGGTCCGGTTGCGAATCTTCCGCAGCCCCAGATCTTGTCGCGCAACGGCAGCTTCATGGCCTACCGCAGACTGCATGAGCACGTCGGCACCTTTCGCGAGTATCTCAGCGATCATGCCGAGACCTCCGAGGAGCAGGAACTGCTGGCCGCCAAGTTGATGGGACGGTGGCGCAGCGGCGCACCGCTGGTGCTGGCCCCTGAGCGTGACGACCCGGAGCTGGGCGCGGACCCCATGCGCAACAACGATTTCAACTATCGGGAGATGGATCCGCACGGATACGCCTGCCCACTCGGCTCGCATGCCCGCCGGCTCAATCCTCGCGACACGGCGCACTACATGAATCGCCGCCGGATGATCCGGCGGGGCGCGACCTACGGCCCGGCGCTGCCCGACGGCGCCCCCGAGGACGGTGTCGAGCGCGGTATCGCAGCTTTCATCATCTGCGCAGATCTGGTGCGCCAGTTCGAGTTCGCACAGAACGTCTGGATCAACGACAAGACGTTCCATGAGTTGGGCAACGAACACGACCCGATCTGCGGAGCCCAGGACGGCTCCCTGGACTTCACCGTGCCCAAACGTCCGATTCGCAAAGTGCACAAGGGTTTACCGGCTTTCACGACCCTCACCGGTGGGGCGTACTTCTTTCTGCCGGGGATGTCGGCGATGAGGTACCTCGCTGCACTCGGGACGGAGGAGTGA